A portion of the Manduca sexta isolate Smith_Timp_Sample1 chromosome 20, JHU_Msex_v1.0, whole genome shotgun sequence genome contains these proteins:
- the LOC115448145 gene encoding cytoplasmic dynein 1 intermediate chain isoform X7, whose translation MSSMSDRKAELERKKAKLQALREEKDRRRREKEQKDAEEALQRASAASSLDSRRDLDEMLSSLGVAPVKDVLSSLSSMTSLTPPQTSSPDASLPHTDKSSLPASGGPKKPTQLQVVSVQSTDIPPKENVTYAKQTQTTASGVSELRDDEYNLNPGLEWEDEFTVLTFDGDVARQGDEEDAAFHGKLPPGILPHGLPTVKEVQPAVTAAPPEKKDDEKEKKVRELSADEKQTILLSSEFQRFMSRAGRVIERALAESVDIYTDYTGGGDGENALDDKSDARLSLVRTFYDERWSRGRCVTCLDWSTAHPELMLASYHNSDDAPHDPDGVCLVWNTKFKKNTPEDIFHCQSPVMSATFARFHPNLILGGTYSGQIVLWDNRVQKRTPIKRTPLSSLAHTHPVYCLSVVGSQNAHNLISVSTDGRLCSWSLDMLSQPQETLDLQHRQSKAVAVTSMGFPHGLVNNFVLGSEDGNVYTGCLYGQRAGVTECVEAHAGPVTGVSCHAAAGAVDLAHLYLTCSMDWSVKLWSLKENKPLYSFEDNGDYVVDVRWSPTHPALFAAADAAGKLDLWNLNRDTEVPVASIQAEGGVAFNRVSWTPSGSHVTAGDDHGKIWVYELAEHVAQPRHDEWSKFVYTLQELRNNQADEESERVSLAASGPSSLTSLTSLASNPLR comes from the exons ATGTCGAGCATGTCAGACCGCAAGGCTGAGCTGGAGAGGAAGAAGGCAAAGCTCCAGGCCCTCAGGGAGGAGAAGGATCGCCGCCGCAGGGAGAAGGAACAGAAGGATGCAGAAGAAGCACTT CAAAGGGCATCAGCCGCGTCGAGCCTGGACAGCCGCAGGGACTTGGACGAGATGCTGTCATCCCTCGGAGTGGCACCAGTTAAGGATGTCCTGTCGTCTCTATCATCCATGACATCTCTAACACCACCACAGACATCCTCGCCGGACGCCAGCCTCCCGCACACGGATAAATCAAGCTTACCGGCGAGTGG CGGTCCAAAGAAACCAACGCAGCTTCAAGTGGTGTCCGTGCAGTCGACCGACATTCCACCGAAGGAGAACGTCACGTACGCCAAGCAGACTCAGACCACTGCCTCTGGTGTGAGCGAGTTGCGTGATG ACGAGTACAATCTAAACCCGGGTTTAGAGTGGGAGGACGAGTTCACAG TGCTTACATTCGACGGCGACGTGGCGCGGCAAGGCGATGAGGAGGACGCTGCGTTCCACGGCAAACTGCCGCCGGGCATACTGCCGCACGGCCTGCCCACCGTCAAGGAGGTGCAGCCGGCGgtcaccgccgcgccgccggaGAAGAAGGATGACGAGAAGGAGAAGAAAG TCCGCGAGCTGAGCGCGGACGAGAAGCAGACGATCCTGCTGTCGTCGGAGTTCCAGCGGTTCATGAGCCGCGCCGGCCGCGTCATCGAGCGCGCGCTCGCCGAGTCCGTCGACATCTACACCGACTACACCGGCGGCGGCGACGGCGAGAACGCGCT GGACGACAAGTCGGACGCGCGTTTGTCGTTGGTGCGCACGTTCTACGACGAGCGCTGGTCTCGCGGCCGCTGCGTCACGTGCCTGGACTGGTCCACCGCCCATCCGGAGCTGATGCTGGCCTCCTACCACAACAGTGATGATGCCCCTCACGACCCGGACGGCGTGTGCCTCGTCTGGAACACCAAGTTCAAGAAGAACACGCCTGAGGATATCTTCCATTGTCAGTCGCCGGTTATGAGCGCCACGTTTGCCAG GTTCCACCCGAACTTGATCCTGGGTGGCACATACTCTGGCCAAATCGTGCTGTGGGACAATCGCGTGCAGAAACGGACCCCCATCAAACGCACACCGCTCTCTTCACTCGCACACACG CATCCAGTTTACTGCCTGTCGGTAGTGGGCAGTCAGAACGCGCATAACCTAATCTCGGTATCAACGGATGGTCGACTCTGCTCGTGGTCACTGGACATGCTGTCACAACCGCAGGAGACGTTGGACCTACAGCATCGGCAGAGCAAGGCAGTGGCCGTCACCAGCATGGGATTCCCACATGGACTGGTTAATAACTTTGTGCTGGGCAGCGAGGACGGGAATGTTTATACCG gaTGCCTGTACGGACAGCGCGCAGGCGTGACGGAGTGCGTGGAGGCGCACGCGGGGCCGGTGACGGGCGTGTCGTGCCACGCCGCCGCCGGCGCCGTCGACCTCGCGCATCTCTACCTCACCTGCTCCATGGACTGGAGCGTCAAGCTCTGGAGCCTCAAG GAGAACAAGCCGCTGTACTCGTTCGAGGACAACGGCGACTACGTGGTGGACGTGCGCTGGTCCCCCACTCACCCGGCACTGTTCGCGGCCGCCGACGCCGCGGGAAAGCTTGATCTGTGGAACTTGAACAGAGATACTGAG GTACCAGTGGCGTCGATCCAGGCGGAGGGAGGCGTGGCGTTCAACCGCGTGTCGTGGACGCCGTCCGGCTCCCACGTCACCGCCGGCGACGACCACGGCAAGATATGGGTCTACGAACTCGCCGAG CATGTGGCCCAACCGCGCCACGACGAATGGAGCAAGTTCGTGTACACACTCCAAGAGCTGCGCAACAACCAGGCCGACGAAGAGAGCGAGCGCGTCAGCCTCGCGGCCAGCGGACCCTCCTCCCTCACCAGCCTCACGTCGCTCGCCTCCAACCCGCTCAGGTAA
- the LOC115448145 gene encoding cytoplasmic dynein 1 intermediate chain isoform X11 — protein sequence MSSMSDRKAELERKKAKLQALREEKDRRRREKEQKDAEEALQRASAASSLDSRRDLDEMLSSLGVAPVKDVLSSLSSMTSLTPPQTSSPDASLPHTDKSSLPASGGPKKPTQLQVVSVQSTDIPPKENVTYAKQTQTTASGVSELRDDEYNLNPGLEWEDEFTGDEEDAAFHGKLPPGILPHGLPTVKEVQPAVTAAPPEKKDDEKEKKVRELSADEKQTILLSSEFQRFMSRAGRVIERALAESVDIYTDYTGGGDGENALDDKSDARLSLVRTFYDERWSRGRCVTCLDWSTAHPELMLASYHNSDDAPHDPDGVCLVWNTKFKKNTPEDIFHCQSPVMSATFARFHPNLILGGTYSGQIVLWDNRVQKRTPIKRTPLSSLAHTHPVYCLSVVGSQNAHNLISVSTDGRLCSWSLDMLSQPQETLDLQHRQSKAVAVTSMGFPHGLVNNFVLGSEDGNVYTGCLYGQRAGVTECVEAHAGPVTGVSCHAAAGAVDLAHLYLTCSMDWSVKLWSLKENKPLYSFEDNGDYVVDVRWSPTHPALFAAADAAGKLDLWNLNRDTEVPVASIQAEGGVAFNRVSWTPSGSHVTAGDDHGKIWVYELAEHVAQPRHDEWSKFVYTLQELRNNQADEESERVSLAASGPSSLTSLTSLASNPLR from the exons ATGTCGAGCATGTCAGACCGCAAGGCTGAGCTGGAGAGGAAGAAGGCAAAGCTCCAGGCCCTCAGGGAGGAGAAGGATCGCCGCCGCAGGGAGAAGGAACAGAAGGATGCAGAAGAAGCACTT CAAAGGGCATCAGCCGCGTCGAGCCTGGACAGCCGCAGGGACTTGGACGAGATGCTGTCATCCCTCGGAGTGGCACCAGTTAAGGATGTCCTGTCGTCTCTATCATCCATGACATCTCTAACACCACCACAGACATCCTCGCCGGACGCCAGCCTCCCGCACACGGATAAATCAAGCTTACCGGCGAGTGG CGGTCCAAAGAAACCAACGCAGCTTCAAGTGGTGTCCGTGCAGTCGACCGACATTCCACCGAAGGAGAACGTCACGTACGCCAAGCAGACTCAGACCACTGCCTCTGGTGTGAGCGAGTTGCGTGATG ACGAGTACAATCTAAACCCGGGTTTAGAGTGGGAGGACGAGTTCACAG GCGATGAGGAGGACGCTGCGTTCCACGGCAAACTGCCGCCGGGCATACTGCCGCACGGCCTGCCCACCGTCAAGGAGGTGCAGCCGGCGgtcaccgccgcgccgccggaGAAGAAGGATGACGAGAAGGAGAAGAAAG TCCGCGAGCTGAGCGCGGACGAGAAGCAGACGATCCTGCTGTCGTCGGAGTTCCAGCGGTTCATGAGCCGCGCCGGCCGCGTCATCGAGCGCGCGCTCGCCGAGTCCGTCGACATCTACACCGACTACACCGGCGGCGGCGACGGCGAGAACGCGCT GGACGACAAGTCGGACGCGCGTTTGTCGTTGGTGCGCACGTTCTACGACGAGCGCTGGTCTCGCGGCCGCTGCGTCACGTGCCTGGACTGGTCCACCGCCCATCCGGAGCTGATGCTGGCCTCCTACCACAACAGTGATGATGCCCCTCACGACCCGGACGGCGTGTGCCTCGTCTGGAACACCAAGTTCAAGAAGAACACGCCTGAGGATATCTTCCATTGTCAGTCGCCGGTTATGAGCGCCACGTTTGCCAG GTTCCACCCGAACTTGATCCTGGGTGGCACATACTCTGGCCAAATCGTGCTGTGGGACAATCGCGTGCAGAAACGGACCCCCATCAAACGCACACCGCTCTCTTCACTCGCACACACG CATCCAGTTTACTGCCTGTCGGTAGTGGGCAGTCAGAACGCGCATAACCTAATCTCGGTATCAACGGATGGTCGACTCTGCTCGTGGTCACTGGACATGCTGTCACAACCGCAGGAGACGTTGGACCTACAGCATCGGCAGAGCAAGGCAGTGGCCGTCACCAGCATGGGATTCCCACATGGACTGGTTAATAACTTTGTGCTGGGCAGCGAGGACGGGAATGTTTATACCG gaTGCCTGTACGGACAGCGCGCAGGCGTGACGGAGTGCGTGGAGGCGCACGCGGGGCCGGTGACGGGCGTGTCGTGCCACGCCGCCGCCGGCGCCGTCGACCTCGCGCATCTCTACCTCACCTGCTCCATGGACTGGAGCGTCAAGCTCTGGAGCCTCAAG GAGAACAAGCCGCTGTACTCGTTCGAGGACAACGGCGACTACGTGGTGGACGTGCGCTGGTCCCCCACTCACCCGGCACTGTTCGCGGCCGCCGACGCCGCGGGAAAGCTTGATCTGTGGAACTTGAACAGAGATACTGAG GTACCAGTGGCGTCGATCCAGGCGGAGGGAGGCGTGGCGTTCAACCGCGTGTCGTGGACGCCGTCCGGCTCCCACGTCACCGCCGGCGACGACCACGGCAAGATATGGGTCTACGAACTCGCCGAG CATGTGGCCCAACCGCGCCACGACGAATGGAGCAAGTTCGTGTACACACTCCAAGAGCTGCGCAACAACCAGGCCGACGAAGAGAGCGAGCGCGTCAGCCTCGCGGCCAGCGGACCCTCCTCCCTCACCAGCCTCACGTCGCTCGCCTCCAACCCGCTCAGGTAA